In Ruminococcaceae bacterium BL-6, a genomic segment contains:
- the azlD gene encoding branched-chain amino acid / methionine exporter (Evidence 2a : Function from experimental evidences in other organisms; PubMedId : 9287000, 25645558; Product type t : transporter): MSPEAGNAALIVAVVALTTAGIRAAPFVFFPPGKKTPEPILSLGRVLPSAVIGMLVVYCLKDVSPLRYPYGLPELIALLAVAGLHLWKKNTLLSIGAGTALYMLLVQLIF, from the coding sequence ATGAGCCCTGAAGCCGGAAACGCCGCTTTGATCGTCGCCGTCGTGGCCCTCACGACCGCCGGGATCAGGGCCGCGCCGTTCGTCTTTTTCCCGCCCGGCAAAAAGACGCCCGAACCCATCCTCTCTCTGGGCCGGGTGCTGCCCTCCGCCGTGATCGGCATGCTGGTGGTCTACTGCCTGAAGGATGTCAGCCCTCTGCGGTATCCGTACGGGCTGCCCGAGCTGATCGCCCTGCTCGCCGTCGCCGGCCTGCATCTTTGGAAGAAAAACACGCTGCTCAGCATCGGCGCGGGAACCGCGCTTTACATGCTGCTGGTGCAGCTGATTTTTTGA
- a CDS encoding Copper homeostasis protein CutC has protein sequence MNRVLEVCVDGVDSALKAMRAGADRLVVCSDLILGGTTPDVNLFYEVRNHLDLPVSVLIRPRCGDYCYTPGEFEIMKNAAAMFHDAGADSLLAGILMPDGALDVLRMDELVVAAKRTPLILNRAFDFCRSPAEAFEQAKMMGLGGVLTSGQCRRCYDGRGLIAQMILNADGLEIDVTGEIEPRELSAFCRVTAARVFHFSGQKKTDSSMTYRKERLVGELPSGMDEYSIWETDLQKLAAVRAALDAGE, from the coding sequence TTGAACCGTGTTTTGGAAGTCTGTGTGGACGGCGTGGATTCCGCGCTGAAAGCGATGCGCGCCGGCGCCGACCGTCTGGTGGTCTGTTCCGACCTGATCCTGGGCGGGACGACGCCGGATGTCAATCTGTTTTACGAGGTGCGCAACCATCTCGACCTCCCCGTTTCCGTCCTGATCCGCCCCCGCTGCGGGGATTACTGCTACACCCCCGGCGAATTCGAGATCATGAAGAACGCCGCCGCCATGTTTCACGACGCGGGGGCCGATTCGCTTCTGGCGGGGATTCTGATGCCGGATGGCGCGCTCGACGTCCTCCGCATGGACGAGCTGGTTGTCGCGGCGAAAAGGACGCCGCTGATCCTGAACCGCGCGTTCGATTTCTGCCGCAGTCCGGCGGAAGCGTTCGAGCAGGCGAAGATGATGGGGCTGGGCGGGGTGCTCACATCCGGCCAGTGCCGCCGGTGCTACGACGGTCGCGGGTTGATCGCCCAGATGATCCTGAATGCAGACGGCCTTGAAATCGACGTGACGGGCGAAATCGAGCCGCGGGAGCTCTCGGCGTTCTGCCGTGTAACGGCGGCGCGGGTCTTCCATTTTTCCGGGCAGAAAAAAACGGACAGCTCCATGACTTACCGCAAAGAGCGGCTGGTCGGGGAACTGCCTTCCGGCATGGATGAATATTCCATCTGGGAAACCGATCTGCAAAAGCTGGCGGCGGTGCGCGCCGCATTGGATGCGGGGGAGTAA
- a CDS encoding conserved protein of unknown function (Evidence 4 : Unknown function but conserved in other organisms), translating to MKFDAFSAGIEPGGLRNRNQIRILICYLLASLNVPLPKKDIVAIFQENGLANYFEVTNALADLTANGTVLLKDGMCTAGSSAKVIAGQLDSAVPPAVRERTVSAALSLLSRMKRESENKVEIAETDRGCQVTCHISGGDMDLMSFSLYVPDRRQANLVKRNFQDRPDGIYQVLLALITGNRDLISDILKEMSGK from the coding sequence ATGAAATTTGATGCTTTTTCAGCCGGAATCGAACCGGGCGGCCTGAGGAACCGGAATCAGATCCGAATTCTGATCTGCTATCTTCTGGCCAGTTTGAATGTCCCCCTGCCCAAAAAAGACATTGTCGCCATCTTTCAGGAAAACGGCCTCGCCAATTATTTTGAAGTGACGAACGCGCTGGCCGACCTGACCGCGAACGGGACCGTGCTGCTCAAAGACGGGATGTGCACTGCGGGAAGCTCCGCCAAAGTCATCGCGGGCCAGCTCGACAGCGCCGTCCCCCCCGCCGTGCGCGAACGGACCGTTTCCGCCGCGCTCAGCCTGCTTTCGCGGATGAAACGGGAAAGCGAGAACAAGGTGGAGATCGCCGAAACGGATCGCGGCTGCCAGGTGACCTGCCATATCTCCGGCGGAGACATGGATCTGATGTCTTTCTCCCTTTACGTGCCCGACCGCCGCCAGGCAAACCTGGTCAAGCGCAATTTTCAGGACAGGCCGGACGGCATTTACCAGGTGCTGCTCGCCCTGATCACGGGCAACCGCGACCTGATTTCGGACATCCTCAAAGAAATGAGCGGGAAATAG
- a CDS encoding SOS-response repressor and protease LexA: MSQNNIGDRLRALREKCGYTQQHLANVLNIDRSTYSYYESGKTTPDISSLVVLANVFSVSLEELLGQESLLSSVHDSGAPQKHTSKKMADNNSHIYDLKKDELQLIAFFRAATPEQKAKILQIISNLNDLP; the protein is encoded by the coding sequence ATGTCTCAAAACAATATCGGAGACCGTCTTCGCGCTCTTCGTGAAAAATGCGGTTATACCCAGCAGCACCTGGCCAACGTGCTGAATATCGACCGCTCTACCTACTCTTATTATGAATCCGGAAAAACCACGCCCGATATCTCTTCCCTGGTCGTGCTCGCCAACGTTTTTTCCGTCAGCCTGGAAGAACTTTTGGGTCAGGAATCACTGCTGTCTTCCGTACACGATTCCGGCGCCCCCCAAAAGCATACCTCTAAAAAAATGGCAGACAACAACAGCCATATTTACGACCTGAAAAAGGATGAACTTCAGCTGATCGCTTTTTTTCGCGCCGCAACGCCGGAGCAGAAAGCCAAAATCCTTCAGATCATCAGCAATCTGAACGATCTTCCCTGA
- a CDS encoding conserved membrane protein of unknown function (Evidence 4 : Unknown function but conserved in other organisms): MGLWVFNLIMSMLIPLIMIIGGRLFVVRPPKQINPVYGYRTAMSMKNQDTWNFAHRHCGRIWCRVGGAMLPLSVAAMFVFREAGIAVIVIQTLVLILSIFPTEAALKKTFDEDGNRRE; encoded by the coding sequence ATGGGGCTTTGGGTTTTTAATCTGATCATGTCCATGCTGATTCCGCTCATCATGATCATCGGCGGGAGGCTGTTCGTCGTCAGGCCTCCAAAGCAGATCAATCCGGTTTACGGGTATCGGACGGCGATGTCGATGAAAAATCAGGATACCTGGAATTTTGCCCATCGGCACTGCGGAAGAATATGGTGCCGCGTCGGCGGCGCGATGCTTCCTCTGTCGGTTGCCGCGATGTTCGTTTTCCGGGAGGCCGGCATAGCAGTGATCGTTATTCAGACGCTCGTCCTTATCCTTTCCATTTTTCCGACGGAAGCGGCGCTGAAAAAAACTTTTGACGAGGATGGGAACCGCAGGGAATAA
- the trpE gene encoding Anthranilate synthase component 1, which yields MVPAYEQVSALSGEYGRVPVCREIYSDFITPISLIRKFAEKSQRCFLLESVEGGKQWGRYSFLGFSPTMRVCCRDGRVLVEHNGQASERRTSRPLDVLREILRENRSPVFSGMPPFTGGFVGYFSYSMIRYAEPKLSISRGELNDFDVMLFDKVIAFDHLRQKICVIVNMRTKDGERGYREASDKIDKLTAVIRADAPVQKKTCGAPPEFSCDRSREEYCAAVERTKEYIRAGDIFQAVISRKFSARFPGSLISAYRVLRATNPSPYLVYLKIDDTELMCSSPETLVRLKDGKLTTLPVAGSRPRGKTREEDLQLERELLSDEKELSEHNMLVDLGRNDLGKISKFGSVRVTESRAVHRFSKIMHICSQVESEILPQCDGCSAVEAVLPAGTLSGAPKIRACEIIEELERGPRGVYGGAIGYLDFTGNADTCIAIRMAVKKGDTVSVQAGAGIVADSVPEREYEESGNKALAVIEAIRRAGEVEEI from the coding sequence TTGGTTCCAGCTTATGAACAGGTTTCGGCGCTTTCCGGGGAGTACGGAAGGGTTCCGGTCTGCCGGGAGATTTATTCGGATTTCATAACCCCGATTTCCCTGATCCGGAAGTTCGCCGAAAAAAGCCAGCGGTGCTTTCTTCTGGAAAGCGTGGAAGGCGGAAAACAGTGGGGGCGCTACTCCTTTCTGGGGTTCTCCCCGACGATGAGGGTCTGCTGCAGGGACGGCCGTGTTTTGGTCGAGCACAACGGGCAGGCCAGCGAACGAAGGACGTCGCGCCCGCTGGATGTGCTGCGTGAAATCCTGCGGGAGAACCGGTCGCCCGTTTTCAGCGGGATGCCGCCCTTTACCGGCGGCTTCGTCGGGTATTTCTCCTATTCCATGATCCGGTACGCCGAGCCGAAGCTTTCCATCAGCCGGGGGGAGCTGAACGATTTCGACGTGATGCTGTTCGACAAGGTGATCGCGTTCGACCACCTGAGGCAGAAAATCTGCGTGATCGTCAATATGAGGACGAAAGACGGCGAGCGGGGGTATCGGGAGGCTTCGGATAAAATCGACAAGCTCACCGCCGTGATCCGGGCGGATGCTCCCGTACAGAAAAAAACCTGCGGCGCGCCGCCGGAATTCTCCTGCGACAGGAGCCGAGAGGAGTATTGTGCGGCTGTGGAACGCACGAAGGAGTACATCAGGGCCGGCGATATTTTTCAGGCTGTGATTTCGCGGAAGTTTTCCGCCCGCTTCCCGGGGAGCCTGATCAGCGCCTACCGCGTGCTGCGGGCGACGAATCCGTCGCCGTATCTCGTCTACCTGAAGATCGACGACACCGAGCTCATGTGCTCCTCGCCGGAAACGCTCGTGCGGCTCAAGGACGGAAAGCTCACCACCCTTCCGGTGGCGGGCTCCCGCCCGAGGGGGAAGACGCGGGAGGAAGACCTTCAGCTGGAACGCGAGCTGCTTTCGGATGAAAAGGAGCTTTCCGAGCACAACATGCTCGTCGACCTCGGCAGGAACGACCTGGGGAAGATTTCGAAGTTCGGCTCGGTCCGGGTGACGGAATCCAGGGCGGTCCACCGGTTTTCCAAAATCATGCACATCTGCTCCCAGGTGGAGAGTGAAATTTTGCCGCAGTGCGACGGATGCAGCGCCGTGGAGGCGGTGCTTCCGGCGGGGACCCTTTCGGGCGCGCCGAAGATCCGCGCCTGTGAGATCATCGAGGAGCTGGAGCGCGGGCCGCGGGGAGTCTACGGCGGGGCGATCGGCTACCTGGATTTCACCGGGAACGCCGACACCTGCATCGCCATCCGCATGGCGGTCAAAAAGGGCGACACCGTTTCCGTGCAGGCCGGCGCCGGGATCGTTGCCGACAGCGTCCCGGAACGCGAGTACGAGGAATCGGGAAACAAGGCGCTGGCCGTGATCGAAGCGATCCGGCGCGCGGGGGAGGTCGAAGAGATATGA
- the pabA gene encoding 4-amino-4-deoxychorismate synthase; anthranilate synthase (subunit II) (Evidence 2a : Function from experimental evidences in other organisms; PubMedId : 9098056, 16605270, 17114263, 24847778; Product type e : enzyme) has product MILLIDNYDSFSYNLVQLAGSLQPDIRVVRNDELTVSQIRGLAPTHLILSPGPGRPADAGVCEETVRELGGEIPILGVCLGHQGICEAYGARIGRAKRLMHGKTSAIRLKPEIPLFRGLSPKIEAARYHSLIAERETIPPVLQIVAEDETGEVMAVKHRDYDVYGVQFHPESILTPDGAAIMKNFLSLV; this is encoded by the coding sequence ATGATCCTTCTGATCGACAATTACGACAGCTTTTCCTATAATCTGGTGCAGCTCGCGGGCAGCCTTCAGCCCGACATCCGGGTGGTGAGAAACGACGAGCTGACCGTAAGCCAGATCCGGGGCCTGGCCCCCACTCATCTGATTTTGTCCCCCGGGCCGGGCAGGCCGGCGGACGCCGGCGTCTGCGAAGAAACCGTGCGGGAGCTCGGGGGGGAGATCCCGATTCTGGGGGTCTGCCTGGGGCACCAGGGAATCTGCGAGGCGTACGGCGCGCGGATCGGCAGGGCGAAACGCCTGATGCACGGCAAAACAAGCGCCATCCGTTTAAAGCCGGAAATCCCGCTGTTCCGCGGCCTGTCGCCGAAGATCGAGGCGGCCCGCTACCATTCGCTGATCGCGGAGCGCGAAACGATCCCGCCGGTTCTGCAGATCGTCGCCGAGGACGAAACCGGCGAAGTCATGGCGGTCAAGCACCGCGATTACGACGTGTACGGCGTGCAGTTTCATCCGGAGTCCATCTTGACGCCGGACGGAGCAGCCATTATGAAAAATTTTTTAAGCCTTGTTTGA
- the trpD gene encoding anthranilate phosphoribosyltransferase (Evidence 2a : Function from experimental evidences in other organisms; PubMedId : 2422155, 9383185, 17555270, 10714985, 12963367, 17114058; Product type e : enzyme): protein MIQQAIERVLNGTDLDFDTAKSVMGEMMDGTATQAQMGALLAALRMKGETVEEITACAEAMREKGLKIHPVRNVIDIVGTGGDKSGSFNISTTSAFVTAAGGVPVAKHGNRGVSSRSGAADVLEHLGADLTLTPEQSEKILEKSNICFLFAPIYHSSMKYAAPVRKEMGVRTIFNVLGPLSNPAGATMQLTGVYDPKLIDPLARALSNLGVVRGLVVSGSDGMDEATLTGPTHVCEIREGTFRSYDITPEQFGFSRCESKDLLGGSPEENARITRGILNGKEHGARRDVTVLNSALALYLGIDGCTVPDSIRLAQELIDSGKAAAKMEEFCRLTREAKQ, encoded by the coding sequence ATGATACAGCAGGCAATCGAACGGGTGCTGAACGGAACGGATCTGGATTTTGACACGGCAAAATCCGTGATGGGCGAAATGATGGATGGAACCGCGACCCAGGCGCAGATGGGCGCGCTTCTCGCCGCGCTGCGGATGAAGGGCGAAACCGTGGAGGAGATCACCGCCTGCGCCGAGGCGATGCGGGAAAAGGGCCTGAAGATCCACCCGGTGCGCAACGTGATCGACATCGTGGGGACCGGCGGAGACAAGTCGGGGAGCTTCAACATTTCCACCACGTCGGCGTTTGTCACGGCCGCGGGCGGCGTGCCGGTCGCAAAGCACGGAAACCGCGGGGTGTCCAGCCGCAGCGGCGCCGCGGATGTGCTGGAGCACCTGGGCGCGGACCTGACCCTGACCCCGGAGCAGAGCGAGAAGATTTTGGAAAAGTCCAATATCTGCTTCCTGTTCGCCCCGATTTACCACTCTTCGATGAAATACGCCGCGCCCGTGCGCAAGGAGATGGGCGTGCGCACCATCTTCAACGTGCTCGGCCCCCTGTCCAACCCGGCGGGCGCCACCATGCAGCTCACCGGCGTTTACGACCCGAAGCTGATCGACCCGCTCGCGAGGGCGCTCTCCAACCTGGGCGTGGTGCGCGGCCTTGTCGTCAGCGGAAGCGACGGCATGGACGAGGCGACCCTCACCGGCCCGACGCACGTCTGCGAAATCCGGGAGGGAACCTTCCGCTCCTACGATATCACGCCCGAGCAGTTCGGGTTCTCCCGCTGTGAAAGCAAAGACCTGCTGGGCGGCTCCCCGGAGGAAAACGCCCGGATCACCCGCGGCATCCTGAACGGCAAAGAGCACGGCGCCCGCCGCGACGTGACGGTGCTCAACTCCGCGCTGGCGCTTTACCTCGGCATCGACGGATGCACGGTGCCAGACAGCATCCGGCTCGCGCAGGAGCTGATCGACAGCGGGAAGGCCGCGGCGAAAATGGAGGAGTTCTGCCGCCTGACCCGGGAGGCGAAACAGTGA
- the trpC gene encoding Indole-3-glycerol phosphate synthase: protein MILDTLAQAARERVERKKREVPPEEMRERALSLPKDTGFPFEAALRAPGVGVIAELKRASPSKGLIAGKFPYLEIAAQYERGGAAALSVLTEPDYFLGRDEYLVQIHQAVSLPLLRKDFTVDPYQIYEAKALGASAVLLICSLLDEDALRRHRELCDSLGLSALTEAHDEAEIRKALRAGARIVGVNNRNLKDFSVNPENCLSLRKLVPTGVLFVAESGIRTAGDMKKLRLSGVDAALVGETLMRSPDREKTLKELRGEAL from the coding sequence GTGATTCTGGACACGCTCGCGCAGGCGGCCCGGGAGAGGGTGGAACGGAAAAAGAGGGAAGTCCCGCCGGAAGAGATGCGGGAAAGGGCGCTTTCCCTCCCTAAGGACACCGGTTTTCCGTTTGAGGCGGCGCTCCGGGCGCCGGGGGTCGGCGTCATCGCGGAGCTCAAGCGGGCGTCTCCGTCGAAGGGGCTGATTGCCGGGAAATTCCCCTATCTCGAGATTGCCGCGCAGTACGAGCGGGGCGGGGCGGCGGCCCTCTCCGTTCTGACCGAGCCGGATTATTTCCTGGGCCGGGACGAATATCTCGTTCAGATTCACCAAGCGGTTTCGCTTCCGCTGCTGCGGAAGGATTTTACGGTGGACCCTTACCAGATTTACGAGGCGAAGGCGCTGGGCGCTTCCGCGGTGCTCCTGATCTGCTCCCTGCTGGATGAGGACGCGCTGCGCCGGCACAGGGAACTGTGCGATTCGCTGGGCCTTTCCGCCCTGACGGAAGCGCACGACGAAGCGGAAATCCGCAAGGCGCTGCGCGCGGGGGCGCGTATCGTCGGCGTCAACAACCGCAACCTGAAGGACTTCAGCGTGAACCCCGAAAACTGCCTTTCCCTGCGGAAGCTGGTCCCGACCGGCGTGCTGTTCGTCGCGGAAAGCGGGATCCGCACGGCCGGGGACATGAAAAAGCTGCGGCTCTCGGGCGTGGATGCCGCGCTGGTGGGGGAGACGCTGATGCGCAGCCCCGACCGGGAAAAAACGCTGAAAGAGCTGAGGGGTGAGGCGCTTTGA
- the trpF gene encoding N-(5'-phosphoribosyl)anthranilate isomerase: protein MTRIKICGMTCEQDISVANRFRPDYVGFVFAQSRRRVTPETARKLKSLLFPEIPAVGVFVNEPVPSVARLVSERVIDLVQLHGDEDEDYIRRLRREVSCPVIRAVRVRSARQVLAAEKLPCDLLLLDSFRKGRYGGSGERFNYSLIPPLKKPFFLAGGIGEQNIRDALRCRPYGVDVSSGAETDGRKDAGKIERLVEIVRRCDTGKEGYR from the coding sequence TTGACCAGAATCAAGATCTGCGGGATGACCTGTGAGCAGGACATTTCGGTGGCGAACCGGTTCCGGCCCGACTACGTCGGGTTCGTGTTCGCCCAGAGCCGCCGCCGGGTCACGCCAGAAACGGCGCGGAAGCTGAAAAGCCTGCTTTTTCCGGAAATCCCCGCGGTGGGGGTCTTTGTGAACGAGCCGGTGCCATCCGTCGCCCGCCTTGTTTCAGAGCGGGTGATCGACCTCGTCCAGCTTCACGGCGACGAGGATGAGGACTATATCCGTCGCCTGCGGCGGGAGGTCTCCTGCCCCGTCATCCGGGCGGTCCGGGTCCGCTCGGCCCGACAGGTGCTGGCGGCGGAAAAGCTCCCGTGCGACCTGCTCCTTCTGGACAGCTTCCGGAAGGGCCGGTACGGGGGGAGCGGGGAACGCTTCAACTACTCGCTGATCCCGCCGCTGAAAAAGCCCTTTTTCCTCGCGGGCGGGATCGGGGAGCAGAATATCCGCGACGCGCTGCGCTGCCGCCCCTACGGGGTGGATGTCAGCAGCGGCGCGGAAACGGACGGCAGAAAGGATGCCGGAAAAATCGAGCGGCTGGTCGAGATCGTCCGCCGCTGTGACACGGGAAAGGAAGGATACCGATGA
- the trpB gene encoding tryptophan synthase (beta subunit) (Evidence 2a : Function from experimental evidences in other organisms; PubMedId : 2422155, 3062311, 9383185, 10714985, 12963367, 17114058, 17555270; Product type e : enzyme) — MKGRFGPYGGQYIPETLMNAVIELEKAYDHYKNDGEFQAELSGLLKNYAGRPSLLYYAEKMSRDLGGAKIYLKREDLNHTGSHKINNVLGQVLLAKKMGKTRVIAETGAGQHGVATATVAALMDMECEIYMGKTDVERQALNVYRMELLGAKVHAVTSGTQTLKDAVNEAMREWVSRIDDTHYVLGSVMGPHPFPTMVRDFQKVIGKEIREQILEKEGRLPDAVIACVGGGSNAMGAFYEFIPDSSVRLIGCEAAGLGADTPKNAATIANGTVGVFHGMKSYFCQDEFGQIAPVYSISAGLDYPGIGPEHAMLADRGRASYVPVTDEEAVEAFEYLSRTEGIIPAMESAHAVAYAKKLAPRMGRDQIIVVNLSGRGDKDVAAIARYRGVKIYE; from the coding sequence ATGAAGGGAAGATTCGGGCCGTACGGCGGCCAGTATATCCCGGAAACGCTGATGAACGCGGTGATCGAGCTGGAAAAGGCCTACGATCATTATAAAAACGACGGGGAATTCCAGGCGGAGCTTTCCGGCCTGCTCAAGAATTACGCGGGCCGCCCGTCCCTGCTTTACTACGCGGAAAAGATGAGCAGGGATCTCGGCGGGGCGAAAATCTACCTGAAGCGGGAGGACCTGAACCACACGGGCTCCCACAAGATCAACAACGTGCTGGGACAGGTGCTCCTTGCGAAAAAGATGGGGAAAACCCGGGTGATCGCGGAAACGGGCGCGGGGCAGCATGGCGTCGCGACCGCCACGGTCGCGGCCCTGATGGACATGGAATGTGAGATCTACATGGGAAAGACGGACGTGGAGCGCCAGGCGCTGAACGTTTACCGGATGGAGCTGCTTGGCGCGAAGGTGCACGCGGTGACGAGCGGCACGCAGACGCTGAAGGACGCGGTGAACGAGGCCATGCGCGAATGGGTTTCCAGAATCGACGACACGCACTATGTGCTCGGCTCGGTGATGGGCCCGCATCCGTTCCCGACCATGGTCCGGGATTTCCAGAAGGTCATCGGGAAAGAGATCCGCGAGCAGATCCTGGAAAAGGAGGGACGCCTTCCGGATGCGGTGATCGCCTGCGTTGGCGGCGGAAGCAATGCGATGGGCGCGTTTTACGAGTTCATCCCGGATTCCTCCGTCCGCCTGATCGGATGCGAAGCCGCGGGGCTCGGGGCCGATACCCCGAAGAACGCCGCCACCATCGCGAACGGGACCGTCGGCGTGTTCCACGGGATGAAATCCTATTTCTGCCAGGACGAGTTCGGGCAGATCGCGCCGGTCTATTCCATCTCCGCCGGGCTGGACTATCCGGGCATCGGCCCAGAGCATGCCATGCTGGCCGACCGGGGCCGGGCTTCATACGTCCCCGTCACCGACGAGGAAGCGGTGGAGGCGTTCGAGTACCTTTCCCGCACGGAAGGGATCATTCCGGCGATGGAAAGCGCCCACGCCGTGGCGTATGCGAAAAAGCTGGCGCCCCGGATGGGCCGGGATCAGATCATCGTCGTGAATCTGTCGGGCCGCGGGGACAAGGATGTGGCCGCGATCGCGCGGTATCGGGGGGTGAAAATCTATGAGTAA
- the trpA gene encoding tryptophan synthase (alpha subunit) (Evidence 2a : Function from experimental evidences in other organisms; PubMedId : 2422155, 9383185, 10714985, 12963367, 17114058, 17555270; Product type e : enzyme), giving the protein MSKVMRAFGRGKAFIPFVTAGDPSLEKTEELICAMAEAGADLIEIGIPFSDPVAEGIVIQQADERALKNGVTTEKIFDMAGRVRRRTDVPLAFMTYFNPVFVYGAEKFTRRAAQCGVDALIVPDLPFEEKGELQPSCSANGVDLVSMIAPTSRERISVIAAEAQGFVYCVSSLGVTGVRDRFSPGLRETVSLVRSAGHIPCAVGFGVSTPEQAADISSFADGVIVGSAVVKIVAKYGGNCVAPVAEYVRTMKAALK; this is encoded by the coding sequence ATGAGTAAGGTAATGCGTGCGTTCGGCCGGGGAAAGGCGTTCATCCCGTTTGTCACGGCGGGCGACCCAAGCCTGGAAAAAACGGAGGAGCTGATCTGCGCGATGGCCGAAGCCGGAGCCGACCTGATCGAGATCGGGATCCCGTTTTCCGACCCCGTCGCGGAGGGAATCGTGATTCAGCAGGCGGACGAGCGGGCGCTGAAAAACGGCGTCACGACGGAAAAGATTTTCGACATGGCCGGGCGGGTGCGCCGCAGAACGGATGTCCCGCTCGCCTTCATGACCTATTTCAATCCCGTTTTCGTTTACGGGGCGGAAAAATTTACGCGCCGCGCCGCGCAGTGCGGTGTCGACGCGCTGATCGTCCCGGACCTGCCCTTTGAGGAAAAAGGGGAGCTGCAGCCTTCCTGCAGCGCGAACGGCGTCGATTTGGTGTCGATGATCGCCCCCACCTCGCGCGAGCGGATCTCCGTCATCGCCGCCGAAGCGCAGGGGTTCGTGTACTGCGTTTCCTCCCTCGGGGTGACTGGCGTGCGCGACCGCTTCAGCCCCGGGCTGAGGGAGACGGTGTCGCTGGTTCGCTCGGCGGGGCATATCCCGTGCGCCGTGGGCTTCGGGGTTTCCACGCCGGAGCAGGCGGCGGACATCTCTTCCTTTGCGGACGGCGTCATCGTAGGGAGCGCCGTGGTCAAAATCGTCGCGAAATACGGCGGGAACTGCGTCGCCCCCGTCGCGGAATACGTCCGTACCATGAAAGCGGCTTTAAAATAG
- a CDS encoding XRE family transcriptional regulator produces MTQQQLAQLLSISQTTYSRYESGTLDIPSSSLIALAEFYRTSVDYLLGLTNRKAPYR; encoded by the coding sequence TTGACCCAACAGCAGCTGGCGCAATTGCTCAGCATCAGCCAAACGACCTATTCCAGGTATGAAAGCGGGACCCTGGATATTCCCAGTTCCTCGCTGATTGCCCTGGCTGAGTTTTACCGGACAAGCGTGGACTACCTTCTTGGCCTGACGAACCGCAAAGCGCCGTACAGGTAA
- a CDS encoding protein of unknown function (Evidence 5 : Unknown function) has product MREDAGRKPEPSYGIIDSQSVKTVAASEQRGIDGGKKRKDESGTLL; this is encoded by the coding sequence ATGCGGGAGGATGCAGGGCGCAAACCAGAACCGAGTTATGGGATTATCGATTCTCAAAGTGTCAAAACTGTAGCCGCAAGCGAGCAGCGCGGTATTGACGGAGGGAAAAAACGAAAGGACGAAAGCGGCACATTGTTGTAG